TAAGATATTTCCGGAATTCTCTCAGGTCATGAGAGATTTAACTACAAAGACTTCACGTTATCTTTTGGCTCATTATACTTTACCTCAATTCATATTGGATTTAGGCTTAACAAAGCTAACAGAGCTAATAAAGTCAGTAAGTAAAAACCGATTAGGTGAAGAAAAGGCCCTTGCTTTATATGAAGCTGCTAAGATGAGCGGAGGCATCAAAGAAGGAACCCGGTCCATTGTAATGGAGATCAAGATACATCTTGATCAGATAGATCGTTTAGAATCTTATCAAAAGTCACTAAAGGATGAGATAGAGAATTATTTAAAAGAAGTGCCATACAGCAGGAACATATTATCCATAAAAGGGATAGGACCCATAATCGCAGCCATTTTAATAGGAGAGTTAGGAGATATCCGCAGATATAAAAGTTATCGTGAGTTAGAGAAGATAGCGGGATTAAACCTGTATGAAGTCAGTTCTGGCCAACATAAAGGTAAACATCACATAAGCAAACGCGGTCGGAGTTTATTAAGAAAAGCTCTTTTTTATATAGCCATCAATGCAAGTAGAGGTATCTTACAAGAAGTTTATCAGGTACATAAGGAGAAAGGGATGGCCAGCGCCAAGGCTTTAACGGCGTTATCCAGAAAGATATTAGCCATTATTTTTGCATTAGTAAGAGATGATAGTTTCTACATAGAAGGCTATAAAAAATCAAATAAAGCAGCCTAAAAGCAACAATTTGAGATATGGCGGGAAGACCTTCGGCCCCCCCATAAAGGCATACAGATAGTATGACCTTCGGTAAGAGAGCAAAAAAAGGCTTCCCGTCATATTTACCTTAGTTCCGATTAAGTAAGATAAGAGCTGTTAAAATACAGACTCTCGAATATCAGGGTAGAACAAGGTAAAATATCTCAAAAAATAGGCGAAAAAGTTATCCACAATAATTAACATATTAAAAAGAAAGGAGTTAGGTGTGTAAAAAATGAGTTATCCACATATCCACACCCTCTACAGTTATTAACATATTGTTAATAACTTTATTATTAAAATATTTGACTATAATAAATCAGGGGGGCAGGGGGTGAGGGCTACTGTAAGCTTTTTCCAATCTTTGTATAATTATACATTAGATGTCGCTTTTGAGACACCCTCCTGAACCATTGATGGCAGGCGATGGTATCAGTCAATGTAAGGCATTTCAAGCTTTTATTGAAGCATGCAACCATTCAACCAAATTTTCCCCTGCAGCATAACAGTGTGCAAACGGTCGGCGGGTTGAGGAAAAATCGTGCCAGAAGAAATATCATTTGAGGGGCCTCCTGGCGTATTTTAGGACAGGCCGCGAGTTTCAACAATTACAAAAGAAAGAACAACAAGCTGGCGCCGATTAAAGGCACAAATAAATTGTCCGTGCCAAAAGGTGAAATGGCTTCAACGCCGGTTAAAATAAAGGACACGATCAGGCTTTTACCGAGCAGAGATAGGGGCTTTACCTGCGAAAAAGCCGAATTTATTTCAAAGTACTGTAAAAAGAGTAACGTCCCCCAGATGGCCAGCGTACTAAAAATAAACATGGCCACCGATCCTTCAAGGCTTCTTTCCAGACCGCGGAGCTGAAAACGATGTTTGCCAAAATATTTGCCCAATAAGCTGGCCATGGCGTCGCCCCAGGTCATGGCCATGATGGCTGGCAAAATTAAATGGAGCTGATCATCTGGCTGATTACGCCAGCCCAACAAAAAAAGAAGGGTAATGGAAAAGGCGAAAAACACCGTGCCCGGGCTCTCTTTTTCGCCGTCCATGGCGCTAAAGGTTCGCTGTCGATAAAAAATGTAATTCAATACGATAAAGGTGGCAAAAGGTACAACGCCCCAATACCAGTGGTCAAACAACAAAACAATGGCCCACGTCCACATGCCCGCGCCAATATGGATAATTTTACGGCTGACAAACTGCGGCCAGTTTAATTTTTTGGCAACCTGTTCCACAATAATGAGTAGCCCAAAAGCGTAAACATAAGAGAGAACAAGCCCCCACACATCATTTGAACTCATCATGGATTCTCCTGAGATGATCATTCCATTCTACTTTAATAAAATAACAAAAGGAGGTTGCCGGGGCAACTTAAATTAATCTGGCATTGTTTTTAGGCCGGGATAACGGCTCAATACACGCGATTTCGTGCCGGTATTTCTGAACGAGGCGCGATACGTTATTGATTAATGGCCCGTTATTTTCGTTCTGTAAAGCTCCGGCTGGATAACCTGTTGTATCTGCTTTGTATTAAAAGCGATGTTCAAAAAGTCGGAAAGAATCGCAAGTTCCGTTTGCGGCTTTTCAAACAGGTGATGAAAGTTGATTTGCCGCACCTCCATATTTTTTTGATGGGTCAGCCATCGGCCAATGTCAAATAGATGAGCCGCATAGTGTCGTTTTAGCGTATCATCATCGATTTCGGAAACCTTCCCCACATTTTTGAGCATCCTGTTTTGCGAAGCTATGATTTCATCCAGATTCCGATTCATGAAAATAACTTTGTACTGGAACTCCGCAGGGAGATGGTAGAGCAAATGGGAAATTATCTTAACGGCCTTTCCTTTTGCGTATTTAAGCCATTGATTATCGTTTTTAAGATTTTTGACCGCCTGATACTCAAAATAGCCTCTGGGATTATTGACGTCGCTCTGGCGAACGTTATCGACCAGCAACGGCACTCCCGCAGCCTGCAAAATTTGCATCATTAACGAAGTCCCGCTGCGCGGCAATCCGCTGACCACAATAATCAAATCTTTATTTTTTTTCGTTAAGGCAACCAATGGGTGGATCTTCCGTATTTTATATTAACCGTTCAAATCACCTTCAGGAGGTTTATCATGTCACAACGTAACATTCGTCTATTTTTTACAACAGGTTTACTCTTACTGAGTATGTTTGCTTTTGGCTTTGCCGGAGACAGAGCCAGGCCAAATTGGGATTCTTTCGGCAAACAACTGGTCATTGCTCTGAATACGCCCAATACCGGTCTGCAAGTTTCGGCCATGCAAAGGATTATTCAATATGCAGACAGCCTTGATATTTACGGCGCGCGTTATGCCGTGATGGACATTTTTCTTAAATCAGAAAACGCGCACATTCGCCGCCTGGCGCTGGTCACGCTGAACAAGATTAACAGTCGTTTTGACCTGGGCTATCTGCAATTACACTATCCTTACGAAAAAGATACAATGATTAAAAAGCACATCGCCGCTGTTTTACTCGATGCCGGCTGGAATGTGCCCGGCCAATAATTTGCCTTCGTCTGAATGCACGTTTTGCGGGTTGAAAAATCCGCAAAACGTTTTTTAATCATAACGACTTTTAAGGATTCAAACCCAGTTCCGGGGCAATGGCGCTCAGGGCTTTGAGCGTAAATTCCACATGTTCTTCGAACGGCACGCCCAGTTCTTCGAAGCCCTGTTTTATTTCATCACGATTTACTTTTGCGGCAAAGCTTTTATCTTTTAATTTCTTTTTAACGGATTTTACCTTCACCTCGCCAATGGACTTATTGGGACGCACAAGCGTTACGGCCACTAAAAAGCCGCAGAGCTCATCCACGGCAAAAAGAGCGCGGGCCATCAGTGTTTCGCGCGGCACGCCGGTGTAGCTGGCGTGCCCCAGAATGGCTGTGCGAATCTCTTCTGGAACGCCTTTGTCTTTTAAAATTTCGTTTCCTTTCATGGGGTGTTCATCGGGGAATTTTTCATAGTCAAAATCATGCAGCAATCCCACCACGCCCCACAGCTCTTCATCTTCGCCGAATTTTCTGGCGTAGGCGCGCATGGCCGCTTCAACAGCAAAAGCGTGTTTGAGCAAACTCTCACTTTTGGTATATTCCTTTAAAATGGATAGCGCCTCTTCCCGTGTCATTGTTCATACCTCCTTATCCACATAAAACATTTCCTCCATTGACATTTAAAATTTCGCCATTAATGTAGCGGGCAAGGTTGGAAGCCAAAAAGATTACCGGGCCGGCAATATCATCTGCCTCGCCCACAAATCCCAGCGGAATTCCTTTAACGATTTCCTTCTCCTGTTGAGCCATGGCTTTTTCGGTCATATCTGTTTTTACCCAGCCCGGCGCAACGCAGTTTACATGGATGCCTCTGGGCCCCAGCTCGGCTGCCAGCGATTTGGTAAAACTGATCAGCGCGCCTTTGGTCGCGGCATAATGGGAATAATAAGGTTCGCCCCGTTGCCCCGCGGTGGAGGCAATATTAATAATATGTCCTGCGATGGATTGCTCGAGCATGTGGGCTACAACCTCTCTGGTAAAATAGAAAGTACCGTCCAGGTTGGTTTGCATGGTTTTGCGCCACTGGTCAACGCTCATTTTATCGATGGGACCATACTCCCAGATGCCGGCGTTGTTTACCAGAATGTGGATGGTTCCCAGCTTTTCGATCGCATTCCGCACAAAGCTCCGTACCTCTCTAAAATCGCGTACGTCACAGTCGGCAAAATACACATCGGTTCCGTATTTTTGCAACTCGGTTTGCAGGCGTTCGGCGGCGTGCAAATTTTTGTGATAGTTGTAGGCAACGCCCGCCCCTAATTTACTGAACATGCGAACAATGGCTGCGCCAATGCCCCGGCTTCCCCCGGTTACAATGACGTTTTTGCCTTCAAAACTGATCATTATTACCTCTCTTTACGTTTGTTTTATTTGTATTTTATTTTTACTTCTCCTAACTTTGTACAATTTGTTTAAATTTGGGTAAAGAATCAATGCTAAATTTAAGGAGGATAGATGAAAGTTCTTAAAATATTTTTATTGACCGCTCTTTTGAGCCTTACCTTTTGCTCAAAAGATAAACAGGGCCAGGCCATTAAAGAGGGCGCGCCCATTGCCATACCGTCAAATGTCGTTACAACCAATTCCGGTCTTAAATATCTTGATCTGGTCAAAGGCGATGGCCCCGTACCTCAGCCCGGACAAACAGTTGTGGTTCATTACACCGGCTGGCTGATGAATGGTAAAAAGTTCGATAGTTCGCTGGATCGCAATAAACCGTTTCGCTTTGCGTTGGGGCAGGGACAGGTCATCCCCGGCTGGGACGAAGGCTTAAGCACCATGCATGTGGGCGGCAAACGACGTCTGTTCATTCCCTATCAGCTGGCTTACGGAGAAAGGGGCTATCCGCCGGTTATTCCGCCCAAAGCCATGCTCGTTTTTGATGTTGAATTATTATCCATAGAATAAAAAACGTGGTTCTGTAAAAGGGCCCATTCTCCGAATTAAGCGCACCAGAATGGGCCTGTACTTTCATGTTTAATAAATTCTGAGCAAATTTTATGAAAAACAAAAGATTCAGGTCACTTTCGCTAAACTTCCAGCTTAATTTGCCGAAAATTTTAAAAAATGTAAAACAATAAAAAAGATGAGGTTTCATGATGAGCATCAGATACCATGTTTTTTTAATCATCTTCGCACTCACGATTTTCTCAACCTCCCTGCAGGCAACCATTTACTATTCCGTTGCGTCAGGCAATTTTGGCACATTGAGTAACTGGAATACGGATCCTGCCGGGAACGGCACTCAACCTGGTTCAATTAACAGCGCGGATGATTTTGTGATTCAAAACGGCTATACCATAACCAACGACGGCACCTACACCATTAATAGCTTAACCATTGAGAGCGGGGGAACTTACGACGGCAACGCTAATACTATCACACTGAATGGCGATTTTACACAAGATGGAACGTTTACCGATGGAGTTAACGGCGCGGCCAGCATGACTTTTGCCGGTTCCGCCACGCAAAGCATTAGCGGCAGTGGTTCGCTGGAGTTTAATGTTTTAACATTTAGCGGTACCGGC
This sequence is a window from Caldithrix abyssi DSM 13497. Protein-coding genes within it:
- a CDS encoding SDR family NAD(P)-dependent oxidoreductase gives rise to the protein MISFEGKNVIVTGGSRGIGAAIVRMFSKLGAGVAYNYHKNLHAAERLQTELQKYGTDVYFADCDVRDFREVRSFVRNAIEKLGTIHILVNNAGIWEYGPIDKMSVDQWRKTMQTNLDGTFYFTREVVAHMLEQSIAGHIINIASTAGQRGEPYYSHYAATKGALISFTKSLAAELGPRGIHVNCVAPGWVKTDMTEKAMAQQEKEIVKGIPLGFVGEADDIAGPVIFLASNLARYINGEILNVNGGNVLCG
- a CDS encoding diacylglycerol/polyprenol kinase family protein, encoding MMSSNDVWGLVLSYVYAFGLLIIVEQVAKKLNWPQFVSRKIIHIGAGMWTWAIVLLFDHWYWGVVPFATFIVLNYIFYRQRTFSAMDGEKESPGTVFFAFSITLLFLLGWRNQPDDQLHLILPAIMAMTWGDAMASLLGKYFGKHRFQLRGLERSLEGSVAMFIFSTLAIWGTLLFLQYFEINSAFSQVKPLSLLGKSLIVSFILTGVEAISPFGTDNLFVPLIGASLLFFLL
- a CDS encoding HD domain-containing protein translates to MTREEALSILKEYTKSESLLKHAFAVEAAMRAYARKFGEDEELWGVVGLLHDFDYEKFPDEHPMKGNEILKDKGVPEEIRTAILGHASYTGVPRETLMARALFAVDELCGFLVAVTLVRPNKSIGEVKVKSVKKKLKDKSFAAKVNRDEIKQGFEELGVPFEEHVEFTLKALSAIAPELGLNP
- a CDS encoding sulfotransferase domain-containing protein, with product MVALTKKNKDLIIVVSGLPRSGTSLMMQILQAAGVPLLVDNVRQSDVNNPRGYFEYQAVKNLKNDNQWLKYAKGKAVKIISHLLYHLPAEFQYKVIFMNRNLDEIIASQNRMLKNVGKVSEIDDDTLKRHYAAHLFDIGRWLTHQKNMEVRQINFHHLFEKPQTELAILSDFLNIAFNTKQIQQVIQPELYRTKITGH
- a CDS encoding IS110 family transposase; protein product: MGKINKKERKFNEETLLVTVDIGKKFNYGYARTKDGQELEVFKFFNTGKGFEYFLKKVESFRAKTGLKNCLFGLESTGSYGLALIHYLHRRGYEIVQINPMHTKRLKELTDNSPNKTDKKDPKVIADIIELNKYLTVIIPEGIFAELRELVHLREKILEDLRRSYNRIEGQLFKIFPEFSQVMRDLTTKTSRYLLAHYTLPQFILDLGLTKLTELIKSVSKNRLGEEKALALYEAAKMSGGIKEGTRSIVMEIKIHLDQIDRLESYQKSLKDEIENYLKEVPYSRNILSIKGIGPIIAAILIGELGDIRRYKSYRELEKIAGLNLYEVSSGQHKGKHHISKRGRSLLRKALFYIAINASRGILQEVYQVHKEKGMASAKALTALSRKILAIIFALVRDDSFYIEGYKKSNKAA
- a CDS encoding FKBP-type peptidyl-prolyl cis-trans isomerase; protein product: MKVLKIFLLTALLSLTFCSKDKQGQAIKEGAPIAIPSNVVTTNSGLKYLDLVKGDGPVPQPGQTVVVHYTGWLMNGKKFDSSLDRNKPFRFALGQGQVIPGWDEGLSTMHVGGKRRLFIPYQLAYGERGYPPVIPPKAMLVFDVELLSIE